TCTCTAGACATAACCCCAAATAGATGCCCTAGGAGGCTAGCTCTGTGGACcagtgatgatttttttttttaatgtttacaaaaggaagggagagggagagagagatgagagatggaaacattaatgatgagagagaatcattgattggctgcctcctgcatgccccttactggggatcaagcccgaaacccaggcatgtgcccttgaccagaatcgaacctgggacccttcaatccatagaccaatgctctatccactgagtgaaaccaACTAGagcctctttcttccttccttccttccttccttcctttctttctttctttctttctttctttctttctttctttctttctttctttctttctttctttctttctttctttctttctttctttctttctgtctttcttctttccttccttccttccttccttccttccttccttccttccttccttccttccttccttccttccttccttccttccttctctctctctctctctctctctctctctctctctctctctctctctctctcttctttttcttttcttcttcttcttctttttcttcttcttctccttcttcttcttcttcttcttcttcttcttcttcttcttcttcttcttcttcttcttcttcttcttcttcttcttcttcttcttcttcttcttcttcttcttccttcttcttcttttgctGGAATGTTGAGGATTGGCAGTAAGGAGGGGGCTGAGCAGGTAGATCTTCCCGGAGAATGGAGGTGCTTCCTTCAGGCACATTGTTGGAGAAGAAAAACCCCAAACTCAGCTACTGGGTTTTTTTCTGAGAAGATAATGACCAGGGTCTTGATGAAGATCTGTGATCTCTGCCTCTGGTTGAGGACACTGTAGGGCTGGTGAGGAAGTGAGGTAGGAACAATGCTAACAATGCTGCAGACCCTGAGACATTTTGTTTTATATGGTTCTGTGTGGGCCATTGCTACCCCTGCAGCAGTCAGGCAACACTGGGCTTGGATCATCAGAGTCCCTAAGCAGAGTCTCAAAAGCAACTTAGCCACCAGGAGCATTATAGCTTTAAGCCAGGGGAAGAGTTTTGAGGGCCTTGGTGTTTCATGGATCTACTGAATTCTTGACTCCTCATTGGACTGCAATGTACAATCACTACAAACTACAACCATTATTTCCAGCTGGATTCCTATACTTCATAGTTGAGAGGGGGTTTAGCTCAACAGTGAAGACACTGGATCAAGATTATCTGGGTtcgccctaattggtttggctcagtggatagagcattggcctgcggactgaaaggtcccaggttcgattccggtcaagggcatgtaccttggttgtgggcacatccccagttgaggGGGGCGCgtgtagtgtgcaggaggcaactgatcgatgtttctctcttatcgatgtttctaactctctatccctctcccttcctctctgtaaaaaatcaataaaatatattaaaaaaaggttaTCTGGGTATATGGCCCTGGAtggtgttgctaaatggttagagtgtcCGCCCACCcaccgaagggttgcaggtttgatccctggcccggggtctgggcatgtgcaagaggcaaccaatcgatgtgtttctctcatgtggatgtttctctttctctcattctctcccccaaccttcctccctcccattctctgtctaaaaaacaaacaaacaaacaaaaaacaatagaaaaaatatccttggatgaagactttaaaaaagaaagattatctGGGTTCAAACCCAGCGCTAACTAACTCTTACTACTCTGTGACCTTGGaaagtttcttcatctgtaaaatgggagaaataATAGATTTTGTTGTGAAAATGAAGTGATTCAATTAAAATGTAACTGCCACATAATAAGCTATTGCTATTAGGCTCACCTGGTGTTATATTCTTAGGCCTGTCATCATATATGTATTAATCAATTGAATTTGAACTTGAAATAGGAATTAGTAATGGAGATGGGCCGGCAGAGAAAAGAATAGGAGATGCCTTTCATCGTAGAGCCTGCCCCTTTACAAAACTgcttctgagccctggctggtttggctcagtggatagaacatcagcctgtggactgaaaggtcccaggttcgattccggtcaagggcacatgaccaggttgcgggcttgatccccattagggatgtgcaggagacagttgatcaatgattctctctcatcactgatgtttctatctctctctccctctcccttcctctctgaaatcaataaaaatatattttaaaaaaacaaacaaaaaaaccctgcttCTGAAATTTTGCCAGTAAATTGATCAGAGTCTGAGCCTGTTTGGCTACCCATGCCTTATTAAAGATGCTCACACACAGATAGCAGACGTTGGCCTTTTAGCCATTCACATATCCTTTTAATTGGACTCAGAAAGCAAGAGTCAGTTCTCAAAGGCCTGGGGGGGTTTGAGATTTAGATTCAGTTCTTTGCAACAAGAAAATACGCTGAAACAATACGTCATCCATTTCCATCCTGGTTTACAGCCAAAGAAACATTTGCCACCAACGACCGTGCAGGAACGAACTTCTACTCCATTATTTCCAATCAAACCATTCCCTGaaggacaaaaaaacaaacaaacaaacaaaaaacacgaAAAAGAAAAGTCAGGCTTCAAGAGGTTGGGTGAAATCCTAGGCCTGTCTTCTCTTCCTGGTGGATGCTGTATTATTTTGTGATTAACTTTCGGGACCCTGTCCTCTCATCTCCTACTTCATTACAGTGAGGGCCTCCTAGTCTGAGGCTTATTAGGGGAAGGTGAGGGGAAAGAGGAATTTGGATGGCTGAACGGTGATATGCATGGGATGAAATGGGCTCCCCGCTCAAGCTCTGGTAGACCTTCAGGATGTAGTCACAGAGGAAAAGGGCAGGGACCAAAGACCACTAACCCAACCCCATCCCCAGCCTGAGGGTCCATCTGATATTGGTGTCCCCCTGCTGGGCTTATAGCCACAGGGGTTTTCAGTACCACAGTCCCTGAAAGAATCCCACTTTCACAGTCAGACCTGTACCCACAGTCTTACCTGAAGGCAATGAGATCACCAGGAGGAAGAGCAACCCAGAGAGATGGAGCCTCATTGCTGAGGAGGACACA
The sequence above is a segment of the Myotis daubentonii chromosome 5, mMyoDau2.1, whole genome shotgun sequence genome. Coding sequences within it:
- the DEFB136 gene encoding defensin beta 136; its protein translation is MRLHLSGLLFLLVISLPSGNGLIGNNGVEVRSCTVVGGKCFFGCKPGWKWMTYCFSVFSCCKELNLNLKPPQAFEN